From the Primulina tabacum isolate GXHZ01 chromosome 3, ASM2559414v2, whole genome shotgun sequence genome, one window contains:
- the LOC142540174 gene encoding uncharacterized protein LOC142540174: protein MAESSTLFVSFFSSSVPFCGEPMSLNFSFHSTSLPRRRFPFQIHRHQSSPRRFVARAAGSGYFPDDDDSFGMYPWQNSDTADSSIEWIPEERVTLFTADGLIQIGGKLVPRRVSSSDKKQVKAKLSQRYQRFQESNYMDPKQSLCLGALFDIAATNGLDVGRRLCILGFCRSIEMLCDVVEDTVLEHGGEVVTARKASKEGLHEKLTMTVAVPLLWGVPPASETLRLAVRSGGGIVDKVFWQWDFL from the exons ATGGCGGAATCGTCCACTCTTTTTGTTTCATTCTTTTCTTCATCTGTTCCTTTTTGTGGCGAACCCATGTCCTTGAACTTTTCCTTTCATTCCACTTCTCTCCCACGTCGGAGATTTCCTTTCCAAATCCATCGCCACCAATCGTCACCGCGCCGCTTCGTCGCCAGGGCAGCTGGGTCGGGGTATTTTCCGGACGACGATGATTCCTTTGGAATGTACCCCTGGCAGAATTCTGACACCGCTGATTCTT CTATTGAGTGGATTCCGGAGGAGAGAGTTACTTTATTTACTGCTGATGGGCTGATCCAAATTGGGGGAAAACTTGTCCCGCGCCGAGTTTCTTCTTCTGAT AAGAAGCAAGTGAAGGCCAAATTATCTCAAAGGTACCAGCGGTTTCAAGAGAGTAATTACATGGATCCAAAACAAAGCCTCTGCCTTGGTGCTTTATTTGATATAGCGGCAACAAAT GGACTTGATGTGGGTAGACGCCTTTGTATTCTTGGGTTTTGCCGATCGATTGAAATGCTTTGTGATGTTGTGGAAGATACTGTTTTGGAGCATGGTGGGGAG GTTGTGACAGCGAGAAAAGCTAGCAAAGAAGGGCTTCACGAAAAGCTAACAATGACTGTTGCGGTGCCATTGCTATGGGGAGTGCCTCCAGCCTCAGAGACTCTTCGTCTCGCAGTCAGGAGTGGAGGCGGGATCGTGGACAAGGTCTTCTGGCAATGGGATTTCTTATAA